A part of Petrotoga mexicana DSM 14811 genomic DNA contains:
- a CDS encoding LacI family DNA-binding transcriptional regulator, giving the protein MKNLSAGTLKNSKSKIIGVIAFDIRNPFFLDFLKGVEDVLFPCEYKILLSNVDENVDKEKTYLNWMISHGVEGILASPITEKNGKSNLRLYQDFFKMGIPVVFYDRMFYNQEQFDHVIVDNQDAIIQALMYLKENGHEKIGIFLSKKGIFTVEERFKGFLKGCKLLNIPVKNEWICEDIFPYEKAIGVLNELKRKKSLPTAIIATNNNITKYIVFAAKKNNIKIPEELSLVGFDDLPENELIDPPLTTIKQPILEEGKIAATALLSRIEDRYARPMKVILKGELIERKSVKNLKS; this is encoded by the coding sequence ATGAAAAATCTATCCGCAGGTACACTTAAAAATTCAAAATCAAAGATTATTGGTGTTATAGCGTTTGATATAAGGAACCCTTTCTTTTTGGATTTTTTAAAAGGGGTAGAAGATGTTTTATTTCCATGTGAATATAAGATTTTGTTAAGTAACGTCGATGAGAATGTAGATAAGGAAAAGACCTATTTAAACTGGATGATCAGTCATGGGGTTGAAGGTATTTTAGCTTCCCCAATTACAGAAAAAAACGGAAAAAGTAATTTGAGATTATATCAAGATTTTTTCAAAATGGGTATTCCAGTAGTTTTCTACGACAGGATGTTTTATAATCAAGAACAATTTGATCATGTTATTGTAGACAACCAAGATGCAATTATTCAAGCTTTAATGTATTTAAAAGAAAATGGTCATGAAAAGATAGGTATTTTTTTGTCTAAAAAAGGAATATTCACTGTAGAAGAAAGATTCAAAGGTTTTCTAAAGGGTTGTAAACTGTTGAATATTCCCGTTAAAAATGAATGGATATGTGAAGATATTTTTCCTTATGAAAAAGCTATAGGAGTTTTAAATGAGCTGAAGAGAAAAAAGAGTTTACCAACGGCGATAATAGCTACAAACAACAATATAACTAAGTATATAGTCTTCGCTGCTAAAAAAAATAATATAAAAATTCCTGAAGAACTGTCTTTAGTTGGATTTGATGATTTACCTGAAAATGAACTGATAGATCCACCTTTAACGACTATAAAACAACCAATATTAGAAGAAGGTAAAATAGCTGCCACAGCTTTACTATCAAGGATAGAAGACAGATATGCCAGACCTATGAAAGTTATATTAAAAGGAGAATTAATAGAAAGAAAGTCAGTCAAAAATTTGAAATCATAA
- a CDS encoding transaldolase family protein produces MIYIDSINEKAISLLNFPFIQGLTTNPSIIKKETNSWGFVETVTFLQKIPGNHFVQGSVKKDKDWFMELHKLLEKGEIDAKKFIIKLPWDPSLSANYVLPLKDLGFKVCATAVYTIQQTFTAVFSNVDYIAFYYDRMKKNNIDTENRLLDILNICEKNNPKLRLLGASIKDITTVNILLKLGIHDLTLPLNVVEEILKTNFPQNDLEIFEDDFKL; encoded by the coding sequence ATGATATATATAGACTCGATTAATGAGAAAGCTATTTCACTTTTAAATTTTCCTTTTATCCAGGGGTTGACTACAAATCCTTCCATAATAAAAAAGGAGACTAATTCCTGGGGTTTTGTAGAAACCGTCACTTTTCTCCAAAAAATCCCAGGAAATCATTTCGTTCAGGGAAGTGTAAAAAAAGATAAAGATTGGTTTATGGAATTGCATAAACTTTTAGAAAAAGGAGAAATTGATGCTAAGAAGTTCATAATCAAACTTCCATGGGATCCCTCTCTTTCAGCTAATTATGTTTTGCCTTTAAAAGATTTAGGTTTTAAAGTTTGTGCCACTGCAGTTTATACTATACAACAAACTTTTACGGCTGTGTTTAGTAATGTGGATTATATAGCTTTTTATTATGATAGAATGAAAAAAAATAATATTGATACAGAAAACAGATTGTTAGATATATTAAACATATGTGAAAAAAACAACCCCAAACTTAGGTTGTTAGGTGCAAGTATAAAAGATATTACAACTGTCAACATACTACTAAAATTAGGAATTCATGATTTAACTCTTCCTTTGAACGTTGTGGAAGAAATTTTAAAGACTAATTTTCCGCAAAATGATTTAGAAATATTTGAAGATGATTTTAAATTATGA
- a CDS encoding LacI family DNA-binding transcriptional regulator, producing the protein MQKPTIKDIAKALNISPSTVSRALSGKPGAS; encoded by the coding sequence ATGCAAAAACCTACAATAAAAGACATCGCAAAGGCTCTGAATATATCTCCCTCTACAGTTTCAAGAGCGTTGTCTGGTAAACCTGGCGCAAGTTGA